A region of Halococcus hamelinensis 100A6 DNA encodes the following proteins:
- a CDS encoding DUF7838 family putative zinc beta-ribbon protein, translating to MSLEREHDCPDCGERRQFYRAASTTLHLGEKVKWRCPDCGYAFVTIGDEITSAPDPA from the coding sequence ATGAGCCTCGAACGCGAGCACGACTGTCCCGACTGCGGCGAGCGACGGCAGTTCTATCGCGCCGCGAGCACGACGCTCCACCTCGGCGAGAAAGTCAAGTGGCGCTGCCCCGACTGTGGCTACGCGTTCGTCACCATCGGCGACGAGATCACCTCCGCACCGGATCCCGCCTGA